The Candidatus Thermoplasmatota archaeon genomic sequence AAAAACAACAGAGATCGCAAAAAAATTACACAACGCACCAGCTAGCGTAACAGAAGTCTTACAACGAATGGATAGAGATGGTCTTGTTAAATACGAACCATACCAGGGCGCATCTCTAACAAAAAAAGGAGAAAACATAGTTACACGAATTAAAAGAAAACATAGACTACTTGAGGTTTTTCTTGATAAAATTCTACATATACCAATGGAACAAGTCCATGATCAAGCCTGTAAAATGGAGCATGTAATAAATGATGAAACAGAACAAGCATTATGCAAAACACTAGGGGTACCAACTGAATGCCCACATGGTTCACCGATACCACCATGTAATATAAATGTAAACAACTGTAATGAATGCATATCTGAAGATGTTTCAAGTCGGGATAAACGCAAACAAAAAATCGTCCCTATAACCAGTCTTAAACCAAATGAAAAAGGCAAGATCGCTTTTATTAGAGGTGGAAGAAATGTTGTTCAAAGACTCTGCGACCTTGGTTTAACAAACGGAACAAGCATTTCTCTTGTACGTGAGGCACCATTAAAAGGACCTATTGAGGTCTGTGTTAGAGGATGCAAAATCGTTATTGGACGAGGCATCGCCGAGAAGATTTTTGTTCAACTAGAGGAAAACTAGATGGAAAAAACAGATATTACTATAGCACTCGCTGGTAATGCAAACGTTGGCAAAAGCGTAATATTCAATCAACTAACAGGCCTTGGACAAATTATTGGTAACTGGCCTGGTAAAACTGTTGAAAAAGCAGAAGGAATATTAGTTCACCATGATAAACGAATTAAGGTTATTGACCTACCTGGCATATATTCTTTATCAACCTATTCACAGGAGGAACTAATATCCAGAGAATATATAGCGCTAGGTCACCCAGATGTAGTAGTAAACGTTGTTGATGCAACAGCTCTTGAGAGGAACCTTTTTTTTACACTTCAACTAATAGAGATGCAGATACCACTGGTTCTTGCTATAAATCTTATAGATGTCGCTAAGAAAAAAGGGATAAACATAAATTATCAGCTTCTCAGCGACATTCTCGGCGTACCTGTTGTTCAAACAGTTGCAACA encodes the following:
- a CDS encoding DtxR family transcriptional regulator, encoding MPQEQTEEYLEAIYDLAGLEGKAKTTEIAKKLHNAPASVTEVLQRMDRDGLVKYEPYQGASLTKKGENIVTRIKRKHRLLEVFLDKILHIPMEQVHDQACKMEHVINDETEQALCKTLGVPTECPHGSPIPPCNINVNNCNECISEDVSSRDKRKQKIVPITSLKPNEKGKIAFIRGGRNVVQRLCDLGLTNGTSISLVREAPLKGPIEVCVRGCKIVIGRGIAEKIFVQLEEN